The proteins below come from a single uncultured delta proteobacterium genomic window:
- a CDS encoding Toxin secretion ATP-binding protein (fragment): protein MLAVGITTAYIFDFLLRNLRSYFVDAAGKSADVILASRLMHHLLGLRLDAKPDSTGSLANNLREFESLRDFFGSTTLLALVDLPFLFIFLIIIGLLGGPLVIIPLMAIPVVVCGGLFLQLPMQRTAEKGFKENMQKNALLVEIIHGLETIKTSMAEGRMQDIWERIVGQSANSNCQSKRMSNLSITLTMLTTQVVSVGIIIWGVYRIPDELSMGGLIACNMLAGRAMAPLSQVAGMLSRLQQSRMALKSLDELMKLPVEREDAANFVEFGRLEHSLTFDSLSFKYPNSEREALTGISLHIRPGEKVGIIGRMGSGKSTLGRFCLGLYQPTEGAVKMGGVDIRQLDPTDLRSRIGYVSQDNYLFYGTVRENIAFGSVNPDDRMILRAATIAGVADFVRAHPAGFGMPVGERGMSLSGGQRQSVAIARALLQDPDILIMDEPTSNMDNNSELMFKRRLGTVMGDKTVLLITHRLSLLDLVDRLMVMDSGRVIADGPKNAVLSALRGEHAKTGTIPGMKSQQATVSKGAPAGAIAPEGAVFEG from the coding sequence GTGCTGGCCGTCGGCATAACCACCGCCTATATTTTCGACTTCCTGCTCCGGAACCTGCGCAGCTATTTCGTTGACGCGGCCGGGAAAAGCGCGGACGTCATCCTGGCAAGCCGGCTGATGCACCACCTTCTCGGCCTCCGGCTTGACGCCAAGCCCGATTCCACCGGTTCGCTCGCCAACAACCTCCGCGAATTCGAATCCTTAAGGGACTTTTTCGGCTCCACCACGCTGCTGGCGCTCGTCGACCTGCCGTTCCTCTTCATTTTCCTGATTATTATCGGCCTTCTGGGCGGTCCGCTGGTGATAATACCGCTCATGGCCATCCCTGTGGTCGTCTGCGGCGGCCTTTTCCTGCAACTGCCCATGCAGCGCACGGCGGAAAAGGGCTTCAAAGAGAACATGCAGAAGAACGCGTTGCTGGTGGAAATCATCCACGGGCTTGAAACCATTAAAACCAGCATGGCCGAAGGCCGCATGCAGGATATCTGGGAGCGGATCGTGGGGCAGAGCGCCAACTCCAACTGCCAGAGCAAGCGCATGTCCAACCTCTCCATCACGTTGACCATGCTGACCACGCAGGTGGTGAGCGTGGGCATCATTATATGGGGCGTGTACCGTATCCCGGACGAGCTTTCCATGGGCGGCCTCATCGCCTGTAACATGCTGGCGGGCCGGGCCATGGCGCCGCTCTCCCAGGTGGCGGGCATGCTTTCCCGCCTGCAGCAGTCCCGGATGGCCTTGAAGTCTCTTGACGAACTGATGAAGCTGCCCGTGGAGCGCGAAGACGCGGCCAATTTCGTGGAATTCGGCAGGCTTGAGCACTCCCTGACCTTTGACAGTCTTTCGTTCAAATACCCCAACTCCGAGCGCGAGGCCCTGACCGGCATCAGTTTGCATATCCGGCCCGGCGAGAAGGTGGGCATCATTGGGCGCATGGGTTCGGGCAAGAGCACGCTCGGCCGTTTCTGCCTCGGCCTTTACCAGCCCACGGAAGGCGCCGTTAAAATGGGCGGCGTGGATATCCGCCAGCTTGACCCCACGGACCTCCGGTCGCGTATCGGGTACGTGTCACAGGACAACTACCTGTTTTACGGCACCGTGCGTGAGAATATCGCCTTCGGCTCGGTGAACCCGGACGACCGCATGATCCTGCGGGCGGCCACCATCGCCGGGGTTGCGGACTTTGTGCGCGCCCACCCGGCCGGGTTCGGCATGCCCGTCGGGGAGCGGGGGATGTCTCTTTCCGGCGGCCAGCGCCAGTCCGTGGCCATTGCCCGCGCGCTTCTCCAGGACCCGGACATTCTTATCATGGACGAACCCACCAGCAACATGGACAACAACTCCGAGTTGATGTTCAAGCGGCGCCTCGGCACCGTCATGGGCGACAAGACCGTGCTCCTGATAACGCACCGGCTCTCGCTCCTGGATCTGGTGGACCGGCTCATGGTTATGGACAGCGGGCGCGTCATCGCCGACGGGCCGAAAAACGCCGTCCTTTCCGCCCTGCGGGGCGAACATGCCAAGACGGGCACCATTCCGGGCATGAAATCGCAGCAAGCCACAGTCAGTAAAGGCGCTCCCGCCGGTGCGATAGCCCCGGAAGGCGCGGTCTTTGAAGGATAG
- a CDS encoding Toxin secretion ATP-binding protein (fragment), whose translation MSNTVKNAPVAEQGAVSTSNGAGQGQNPPAEALKAAAAAAASAVRAAPGATPGVAPGVAPGAAPGTAQPQPAGGGHPAMVVEPSDVDFDPPLIQCLAMLFRLHDKPMSTKLLISFLPAAEGMIRPAACIRAAREAGMQASIMRRDLAQISPLTLPCILLLKDDKCCVLTRIGHADVDVMFPETGLVPQTLTLEQIGAEYIGYAFFGKPEAKLDKRASEIKLLKAKRWFWDTLLYYLPIYRHVVGASIVVNMLALVGPLFFMNVYDRVVPNKATTPSGCWPSA comes from the coding sequence GTGTCCAATACCGTAAAGAATGCGCCTGTCGCCGAACAGGGCGCTGTTTCGACCAGCAACGGCGCCGGGCAGGGGCAGAATCCGCCCGCCGAGGCGCTTAAGGCCGCAGCGGCTGCCGCTGCTTCCGCCGTTAGGGCCGCGCCCGGAGCCACACCCGGAGTTGCCCCCGGAGTTGCCCCTGGAGCCGCCCCTGGGACTGCACAGCCGCAGCCGGCGGGGGGCGGGCATCCCGCGATGGTTGTGGAACCTTCGGACGTGGATTTTGACCCGCCGCTCATCCAGTGTCTTGCCATGCTGTTCCGGCTGCATGACAAGCCCATGTCCACAAAACTGCTGATTTCCTTCCTGCCCGCCGCCGAAGGGATGATCCGCCCCGCCGCGTGCATCCGCGCGGCCAGGGAAGCGGGCATGCAGGCTTCCATCATGCGCCGGGATCTCGCCCAGATCTCGCCGCTGACGCTGCCGTGCATCCTGTTGCTCAAGGATGACAAGTGCTGCGTGTTGACGCGCATCGGGCACGCGGACGTCGACGTCATGTTTCCCGAGACGGGCCTGGTGCCGCAGACGCTCACCCTTGAGCAGATCGGGGCCGAGTACATAGGCTACGCCTTTTTCGGCAAGCCCGAGGCCAAGCTGGACAAGCGCGCGAGTGAAATCAAACTCCTCAAGGCCAAGCGCTGGTTCTGGGATACGCTGTTGTATTATCTGCCCATTTACCGGCACGTGGTCGGGGCCAGCATCGTCGTCAACATGCTGGCGCTGGTCGGGCCGCTCTTTTTCATGAACGTGTACGACCGCGTCGTGCCCAACAAGGCCACCACACCCTCTGGGTGCTGGCCGTCGGCATAA
- a CDS encoding hypothetical protein (Evidence 5 : No homology to any previously reported sequences) produces MASAGPLSGMHPEQILYIQVLSTPKMYFSL; encoded by the coding sequence ATGGCATCCGCCGGTCCCCTTTCCGGCATGCATCCGGAACAAATACTGTATATTCAGGTTTTGTCCACCCCCAAAATGTATTTTTCTCTATAA
- a CDS encoding conserved hypothetical protein (Evidence 4 : Homologs of previously reported genes of unknown function), with protein MFFLLSGADKKKKAPVRKVENLDKVKELFLTGRFPVTTTADLDEDRKVGKVLGLVVSRGYDSEDAFYDMAARAVNKGAQAIIGYQENVAFHPDGSKFFTCYGTAVQLDAVKANGALPSLSARA; from the coding sequence ATGTTTTTTTTACTGAGTGGCGCTGACAAGAAAAAGAAGGCCCCGGTCCGCAAGGTCGAAAACCTTGATAAGGTCAAGGAATTGTTCCTGACCGGGCGTTTTCCGGTTACCACCACCGCGGATCTTGATGAAGACCGCAAGGTGGGCAAGGTGCTCGGCCTTGTTGTCTCCCGCGGGTACGATTCCGAGGACGCCTTTTACGACATGGCCGCGAGAGCCGTGAACAAGGGCGCCCAGGCGATTATCGGATACCAGGAAAACGTGGCGTTCCATCCCGACGGCAGCAAGTTTTTCACCTGCTACGGCACCGCCGTGCAGCTGGACGCCGTCAAAGCGAACGGCGCCCTGCCTTCTCTGAGCGCAAGGGCCTAA